The proteins below come from a single Polynucleobacter necessarius genomic window:
- a CDS encoding RsmD family RNA methyltransferase — MLDLPGLRPTTDRIRETLFNWLGQDLTGLRCLDLFAGTGALGFEAASRGADYVVLLERNKKAYTNSVSNFASLQSSPVHGVVEILHRDSLEFLKQQADRSSNLIFIDPPFLDADLLNRAVVQASRVCEDSTGGGIYVEFASSRPREEIESLLPNWYCGKYLEAGQVKACLFRSGRG; from the coding sequence GTGCTTGACCTGCCCGGTTTGCGTCCAACCACTGATCGCATTCGCGAGACACTATTTAATTGGTTGGGACAAGATTTAACGGGATTGCGCTGTTTGGATTTATTTGCGGGAACGGGAGCTTTGGGTTTTGAGGCGGCATCGCGTGGTGCTGATTATGTCGTATTACTTGAGAGGAATAAAAAAGCCTATACAAATTCAGTGAGCAATTTTGCGTCTTTGCAATCTTCGCCCGTTCATGGCGTAGTTGAAATTTTGCATAGAGATAGCTTGGAGTTCTTAAAGCAACAAGCGGATCGTTCAAGCAATCTCATTTTTATAGACCCCCCTTTTCTGGATGCGGATTTACTGAATCGCGCTGTGGTTCAGGCAAGTAGGGTGTGTGAGGACTCAACTGGTGGTGGAATTTATGTGGAATTTGCCTCTAGTCGGCCGCGAGAAGAGATCGAATCGTTGCTACCAAACTGGTATTGTGGAAAATACTTAGAGGCGGGGCAGGTAAAAGCGTGCCTTTTCCGGAGTGGAAGAGGCTAA
- a CDS encoding M16 family metallopeptidase, with amino-acid sequence MATTLFTIGFVGTVNAVLPIERLDGYKGAKVYLIQTQALPMVDIEVSIDAGDRYDPVGKGGLADLTAGLMKYGARTHQGLLTEAQIADEVADLGANISFAVSGERAILRIRTLARKDLRDRVVQLASGMLSSPTYDVNVLAREKQRTITSLLEAETKPEYVLERRFKKMVYGRYPLVDSPSVKSIGAITAEDLKQFHKRFYRGDRMIISIVGDANPTQANEIVKTLLNRLPETGPTIAALPELQKSPAAPLTQREVQIPFDSQQAHIAMGMTAVARNNPDYFPLLVGNYILGGGGFVSRLMSEVREKRGLAYSVFSYFVPGKDNGIFQAGLQTKSDQGSVALDVMSATLQNFITQGPTAAELTAAKSNLINGYPLRIDNNRKLLDNISSIGWNDLPLNTMEVWTQQVEAVTLDQVTAAFQKHLAMDRMKIIVLGAQNK; translated from the coding sequence GTGGCGACCACACTCTTTACGATCGGTTTTGTGGGTACTGTAAATGCCGTCTTGCCAATCGAAAGGCTTGATGGATATAAGGGCGCCAAAGTATATTTGATTCAAACTCAGGCTCTGCCTATGGTGGATATTGAGGTCAGTATTGACGCCGGCGACCGCTACGACCCCGTGGGCAAGGGTGGCTTGGCCGATTTGACCGCGGGTCTTATGAAATATGGGGCTCGCACCCATCAGGGCCTGCTAACGGAGGCGCAAATTGCGGATGAGGTAGCCGATTTAGGCGCAAATATTAGTTTTGCGGTCAGCGGCGAGCGTGCAATTTTGCGTATCCGGACTCTTGCCAGAAAAGATTTGCGTGACCGTGTTGTTCAGTTGGCTTCTGGAATGTTGAGTTCCCCGACATATGACGTTAATGTTCTTGCGCGCGAGAAACAGCGAACGATTACCTCCCTGCTAGAGGCAGAGACAAAACCCGAATATGTTTTAGAGCGACGCTTTAAAAAGATGGTTTATGGAAGATACCCCTTGGTTGATAGCCCATCGGTCAAATCAATCGGCGCTATTACTGCAGAAGATTTAAAGCAATTCCATAAGCGGTTTTATCGAGGCGATCGTATGATCATCAGTATTGTGGGGGATGCAAATCCAACGCAAGCCAATGAAATAGTTAAAACCTTGTTGAACCGGCTTCCTGAAACAGGCCCTACTATTGCGGCCCTTCCCGAATTGCAGAAATCGCCCGCTGCGCCTCTGACCCAGCGTGAGGTGCAAATCCCATTTGATTCTCAGCAGGCTCATATAGCAATGGGGATGACAGCAGTAGCCCGTAACAACCCTGATTACTTTCCTCTATTGGTTGGCAACTACATTCTTGGTGGCGGAGGATTTGTATCCCGTCTAATGTCTGAAGTGCGGGAGAAGCGTGGACTTGCTTACAGTGTATTTAGTTATTTTGTACCCGGTAAAGACAATGGAATTTTCCAAGCCGGCTTGCAAACCAAAAGTGATCAGGGTTCTGTGGCGCTTGACGTGATGAGTGCGACGCTTCAAAACTTTATTACGCAAGGGCCTACAGCAGCCGAGCTCACTGCAGCTAAATCTAATCTGATAAATGGCTACCCCTTAAGAATTGATAACAATCGAAAATTACTGGATAACATTTCTTCGATTGGGTGGAATGACTTACCGCTCAATACAATGGAAGTCTGGACTCAACAGGTTGAAGCTGTCACTTTAGATCAAGTAACCGCCGCCTTTCAAAAACATCTTGCAATGGATCGAATGAAGATTATTGTTCTAGGGGCTCAAAATAAATAA
- a CDS encoding M16 family metallopeptidase: MRIHLFLISSLFLLSTPPSWAVGKDQSNTHEFQLSNGLKLIVREDHRAPTVAHMVWYRAGSMNEVNGKTGVAHVLEHMMFKGTHKVKAGEFSRLVAAVGGRENAFTSRDYTAYFQQVEKSKLEDVIKLEADRMANLNFDDAEFLKEIQVVMEERRLRTEDNPNSLLNESLMATAYMSSPYRHPVVGWMNDLQNMTAEDARDWYRSWYKPNNATVVIAGDVEVKQVLAIVEKYYGAHVAQAMPVCKPQVEAPQKGIKQVQVRASADSAQLTMAWKVPRLMPGELDNPEPYALELLTAVLDGYDNARLNRALVKQEKVVNDVGVGYDMVSRGPELFLISTTLAKGKTVAQAQASIRKALEEIKQQGVLDSELKRIKVRILSEQIYKRDSIFGQAMEIGSTEMAGFSWKDIDYMLEKMQTITPEQVQAVAKKYLVDEGLTIAFLDPQPRKAIQSEAKP, from the coding sequence ATGCGCATCCATTTATTTTTAATTTCATCCCTTTTTCTGCTATCAACCCCGCCATCATGGGCGGTGGGTAAGGACCAATCCAATACTCATGAGTTTCAATTAAGCAATGGACTCAAGCTGATCGTGAGGGAGGATCATCGTGCTCCAACCGTTGCTCATATGGTTTGGTATCGCGCCGGCTCGATGAATGAGGTAAACGGTAAAACTGGTGTTGCACATGTTCTCGAACACATGATGTTTAAAGGAACTCATAAAGTGAAAGCGGGAGAATTTTCGCGCTTAGTCGCTGCGGTTGGGGGTCGAGAAAATGCATTTACCTCCCGCGATTACACCGCGTATTTTCAGCAGGTAGAGAAATCAAAATTAGAGGATGTCATCAAGCTAGAAGCCGACCGTATGGCAAATTTGAATTTTGATGATGCAGAATTTCTCAAAGAGATTCAGGTGGTGATGGAAGAGCGCCGTTTGCGAACTGAAGACAACCCAAACAGTCTTTTGAATGAATCGCTGATGGCAACGGCTTACATGAGTTCGCCATATCGCCACCCTGTTGTGGGGTGGATGAATGATTTACAAAACATGACTGCCGAGGATGCTAGAGATTGGTACCGTAGTTGGTATAAACCTAATAATGCTACTGTCGTTATTGCTGGGGATGTCGAAGTAAAACAGGTGTTGGCAATTGTAGAAAAATATTATGGGGCGCATGTCGCTCAGGCCATGCCAGTTTGTAAACCACAAGTTGAGGCGCCACAAAAGGGTATTAAGCAGGTGCAAGTAAGGGCGTCCGCTGATAGTGCTCAATTGACTATGGCGTGGAAGGTGCCACGCCTCATGCCAGGCGAGCTGGATAACCCCGAACCTTATGCCCTCGAACTTCTGACGGCAGTGCTGGATGGTTATGACAATGCACGTTTAAATCGTGCATTAGTAAAGCAAGAAAAAGTCGTGAACGATGTCGGCGTCGGTTACGACATGGTATCTCGAGGGCCTGAGTTATTTTTAATTAGCACAACATTAGCAAAAGGAAAAACGGTTGCGCAGGCGCAAGCGAGTATTCGTAAAGCATTAGAAGAAATTAAGCAACAGGGAGTGCTTGATTCAGAATTGAAACGAATTAAAGTACGCATTCTTTCGGAGCAAATTTATAAGCGCGACTCCATTTTTGGTCAGGCAATGGAAATTGGTAGTACAGAGATGGCGGGATTCTCCTGGAAAGATATTGACTATATGTTGGAGAAAATGCAGACCATTACTCCAGAGCAAGTTCAGGCAGTAGCAAAAAAATATTTAGTGGATGAGGGTTTAACGATTGCATTTTTGGATCCTCAACCCCGTAAGGCCATTCAGAGTGAGGCGAAACCATGA
- the ftsY gene encoding signal recognition particle-docking protein FtsY yields MFGLRKTLGSLFKSSKTDEAWFDSLEKSLIQSDVGLPTTEQLISKLRKAAKTEKASTPEGLQALLIQEVGSLLKVLEPTPNPLFIRLKDSLPEVWLVVGVNGAGKTTTIGKLCRLFQAQGKSVLLAAGDTFRAAARNQLQEWGGRNRVDVITQGGGDAAAVAHDAIHSAISRKTDILIIDTAGRLATQGHLMEELKKVKRVIGRALPGAPHHTLLVLDGNTGQNGLSQVKAFHTALGLTGIIVTKLDGTAKGGVICALAHTLQDGPKPAVLALGKGEGIDDLAPFTAGQYSAELFN; encoded by the coding sequence ATGTTTGGATTACGTAAAACCCTCGGCTCTCTATTCAAATCCAGCAAGACGGATGAAGCTTGGTTTGATTCTTTAGAGAAATCGCTGATTCAAAGCGACGTTGGATTGCCCACGACAGAGCAATTAATTAGCAAATTGCGAAAAGCAGCAAAGACTGAAAAAGCCTCGACGCCAGAAGGGTTGCAAGCTTTGCTCATACAAGAGGTCGGCTCTTTATTGAAAGTTCTCGAGCCGACTCCTAACCCCTTATTTATAAGGCTCAAGGACAGCCTCCCAGAGGTTTGGCTGGTCGTTGGCGTGAATGGCGCAGGTAAAACAACAACGATTGGCAAGCTTTGCCGACTGTTTCAAGCTCAAGGCAAATCAGTACTGCTCGCAGCCGGCGATACATTCAGAGCAGCAGCTCGCAATCAGCTACAAGAGTGGGGCGGACGCAATCGGGTAGATGTTATTACCCAAGGGGGTGGTGATGCAGCGGCTGTTGCGCACGATGCTATTCATTCAGCTATTTCTCGCAAGACAGATATTTTGATTATTGACACTGCTGGACGGCTTGCCACCCAGGGCCACCTAATGGAAGAACTAAAAAAAGTGAAGCGAGTGATTGGTAGGGCGCTTCCTGGAGCTCCTCACCATACCCTCTTGGTCCTCGATGGCAACACCGGCCAAAATGGCTTAAGTCAGGTAAAGGCTTTTCATACAGCCCTAGGTCTTACGGGAATCATCGTTACCAAGCTCGATGGCACCGCCAAAGGCGGCGTTATCTGTGCCTTAGCTCATACCCTTCAAGATGGGCCAAAACCGGCTGTACTGGCTTTAGGCAAAGGTGAAGGGATTGATGATTTAGCCCCCTTTACGGCGGGACAATATTCAGCCGAATTATTCAATTGA
- the rpoH gene encoding RNA polymerase sigma factor RpoH — protein sequence MVQKKSDKPNLQRLPVAQAAAASAFPMLPSLGVGTLDSYIAYINRVPMLSAAEELHLAQEFRRTENVETAKTLVLSHLRLVVSVARQYLGYGIPHADLIQEGNVGLMKAVKRYDPSNGARLVSYAIHWIKAEIHEYILKNWRLVKMATTKAQRKLFFNLRSNKPTLSALSPSEVDALAKALDVKGSEVKEMEMRFAGGDVALEGDDSDNEASYAPIQWLADNSQEPTERIANAEVEALHGPKLDQALMALDKRSRNIVQSRWLAMDADGNGTKTLHDLAAEYGISAERVRQIETAALKKMRGLLQTEAA from the coding sequence ATGGTTCAAAAGAAATCTGACAAACCGAATTTGCAAAGGCTGCCTGTAGCGCAGGCTGCGGCGGCGTCTGCATTTCCAATGCTGCCATCCCTTGGGGTTGGCACACTCGATTCTTACATTGCGTACATTAATCGCGTACCGATGCTCAGTGCTGCAGAAGAGTTACATCTTGCGCAGGAATTTCGTCGCACTGAAAATGTGGAGACTGCTAAAACATTAGTGCTCTCACACTTGCGCTTAGTTGTTTCCGTTGCACGTCAATACCTTGGCTACGGCATTCCTCACGCCGACTTAATTCAAGAGGGTAATGTTGGATTAATGAAAGCGGTCAAGCGCTATGACCCAAGTAATGGCGCCCGTCTAGTCTCTTATGCAATTCATTGGATTAAAGCTGAAATCCATGAGTACATACTCAAGAATTGGCGCCTTGTGAAGATGGCTACAACCAAGGCTCAACGTAAATTGTTCTTCAATCTACGCAGCAATAAGCCAACACTGAGTGCGCTTTCACCCAGTGAAGTAGACGCATTAGCCAAAGCCCTAGATGTCAAAGGGTCCGAAGTTAAAGAAATGGAAATGCGTTTTGCTGGTGGTGATGTTGCGCTTGAAGGCGATGATAGTGATAATGAGGCCTCATATGCGCCAATTCAATGGCTGGCGGATAACAGCCAAGAGCCTACTGAGCGCATTGCCAATGCGGAAGTGGAAGCATTACATGGCCCCAAGCTCGATCAAGCGCTGATGGCTCTGGATAAGCGTAGTCGGAATATCGTGCAGTCACGCTGGCTAGCAATGGATGCTGATGGCAACGGTACAAAAACCTTGCACGATCTTGCTGCTGAATATGGCATCTCTGCCGAGCGTGTCCGTCAAATTGAAACGGCCGCACTCAAAAAGATGCGTGGCTTACTTCAAACTGAAGCTGCCTAA
- a CDS encoding SCO family protein, producing MKTTLFRNICIALLLIFLSACSPKPEFKNVDITGSTAFGKDFGLIDPDGKVRTLADFKGKVVVMFFGYTQCPDICPTTLTEMQQVMTLLGPQSDKVQVLFVTVDPERDTAAILKQYVPSFDARFLGLRPADEAALEKVAKDFKIYYKRVPGTTPGSYTMDHTAGSYAFDPEGRLRLYIKHAQGPETLAHDLKELLKVLRQLQFEVSHASF from the coding sequence ATGAAGACCACCCTATTTCGTAATATTTGTATTGCTCTCTTGCTTATATTCTTGAGTGCTTGTAGTCCAAAGCCTGAGTTTAAAAACGTCGATATCACTGGCAGTACCGCTTTTGGCAAGGACTTTGGTTTGATCGATCCTGATGGGAAAGTCAGAACATTGGCCGACTTTAAGGGAAAAGTAGTGGTAATGTTTTTTGGGTATACGCAGTGCCCCGATATTTGTCCAACAACATTGACGGAAATGCAGCAAGTAATGACTTTGTTGGGGCCGCAGTCAGACAAGGTTCAGGTGTTGTTTGTGACGGTCGACCCAGAGCGTGACACCGCCGCTATTTTGAAACAATATGTGCCATCTTTCGATGCACGATTTCTGGGGCTACGCCCAGCAGATGAGGCGGCTTTAGAAAAGGTTGCGAAAGATTTCAAGATTTATTACAAAAGGGTGCCTGGCACCACCCCAGGTTCTTACACAATGGATCACACTGCAGGAAGTTACGCGTTTGATCCTGAGGGGCGCTTGCGTTTGTATATCAAGCATGCACAAGGTCCTGAGACCTTGGCGCATGACTTGAAAGAGCTTCTAAAAGTTCTTAGGCAGCTTCAGTTTGAAGTAAGCCACGCATCTTTTTGA
- the cyoE gene encoding heme o synthase, which translates to MSTPNIPSPAAMPRWRQYWVLTKPRVTQLAVFCAVIGMFLAAPGMVPYSVLIGGIVGIWLLAGAAFAVNCLIEQAVDAKMKRTSWRPSATGEVTQFHIIVFSIILGSIGMIVLWNFCNPLTMWLTLATFVGYAVIYTWLLKPATPQNIVIGGLSGAMPPALGWAAVTNTLSAEAWLLVLIIFVWTPPHFWALALYHRDDYVQSGLPMLPVTHGERFTLLNIVLYTFILIAATLLPYIYGMSGFVYLVSAIILGIIFLAYAIALFISYSDNLAKKTFRFSITYLSLLFAALLIDHYFL; encoded by the coding sequence ATGAGCACACCAAATATTCCTTCACCTGCTGCAATGCCCCGCTGGCGCCAATACTGGGTATTAACAAAGCCACGGGTAACGCAGCTCGCTGTTTTTTGTGCAGTCATTGGAATGTTTTTGGCTGCACCAGGTATGGTTCCGTATTCCGTTCTGATTGGCGGTATCGTTGGTATTTGGTTATTGGCGGGGGCGGCATTTGCTGTCAATTGTTTAATTGAGCAAGCGGTCGATGCCAAAATGAAGCGCACTTCTTGGCGCCCATCGGCAACGGGTGAGGTCACCCAATTTCATATTATTGTTTTCTCGATCATTCTGGGCTCGATTGGAATGATCGTTCTTTGGAATTTTTGTAACCCGCTCACTATGTGGCTAACACTTGCCACCTTTGTAGGGTATGCCGTGATTTATACCTGGCTGCTAAAGCCCGCTACTCCGCAAAATATAGTGATTGGCGGCTTATCGGGTGCAATGCCTCCAGCCTTAGGTTGGGCAGCAGTCACCAATACCCTCTCGGCCGAAGCTTGGCTTTTGGTTTTAATTATTTTTGTTTGGACACCACCCCATTTTTGGGCATTGGCTCTATACCATCGCGATGATTATGTGCAATCTGGTTTACCCATGTTGCCTGTTACGCATGGCGAACGTTTTACATTGCTCAATATTGTGCTCTATACCTTCATTCTGATAGCCGCGACCTTGCTACCGTATATTTATGGCATGAGTGGTTTTGTATATCTAGTTTCAGCCATCATCCTAGGGATAATCTTTTTGGCTTATGCCATAGCCCTATTTATTTCCTACAGCGATAATTTAGCCAAGAAAACGTTTCGCTTTTCCATTACGTATTTATCGTTGTTGTTCGCAGCCTTACTGATAGATCACTACTTCCTTTGA
- a CDS encoding COX15/CtaA family protein: protein MPNLVLFLELAAIAILFAGLPLLYLWTRPGYNFFQKLNWVLVFMTFDLIVFGAFTRLTDSGLGCPDWPGCYGASNPLRAITEIQQAESALPTGPVTVMKAWIEMIHRYLAMIVGALILVQVALAWSKVKSLGKGPFLGSLGLLILVCLQGAFGAWTVTLKLQPIIVTLHLMLALVLFAGLTAYAQQEWEPKIAAVRTLKVRPLSSAWLLIAFIVLTIQIFLGAWVSTNYAVLACPDFPTCLGAAWPETNWTEGFALWRELGLNAQGKFISPVALQTIHWVHRVFAMMVLLIFSILGWRTLQLSTQATPGLRRFARLLFSLLALQILTGISNVIFQWPLVAALLHTAGSAALVFCLVRMSHWASWKSL, encoded by the coding sequence ATGCCCAATTTAGTTTTATTTCTAGAACTTGCAGCGATTGCAATCCTTTTTGCGGGTTTGCCATTGCTGTATCTTTGGACTAGACCAGGTTACAACTTCTTTCAAAAACTCAATTGGGTCTTGGTGTTTATGACCTTTGATTTAATTGTGTTTGGTGCCTTTACGCGTTTAACAGACTCCGGTTTAGGTTGTCCAGATTGGCCCGGTTGTTATGGAGCGTCTAATCCATTACGTGCCATAACTGAAATTCAGCAAGCAGAAAGTGCTTTGCCTACGGGCCCAGTCACAGTCATGAAGGCTTGGATTGAAATGATTCATCGGTATTTGGCGATGATTGTAGGTGCATTGATATTGGTCCAGGTGGCCTTGGCATGGAGCAAAGTGAAGAGTCTTGGGAAAGGACCTTTTCTGGGAAGTTTGGGTTTACTGATATTGGTATGTCTTCAAGGGGCCTTTGGCGCCTGGACAGTAACACTAAAATTGCAACCCATTATTGTCACCCTCCATTTGATGCTTGCCCTTGTATTGTTTGCGGGTTTGACTGCGTATGCACAGCAAGAATGGGAGCCAAAAATTGCTGCAGTACGCACCTTAAAAGTTAGGCCATTGTCTAGTGCTTGGTTGTTGATAGCCTTTATCGTGTTAACTATTCAAATTTTCTTGGGGGCTTGGGTAAGCACCAATTACGCAGTACTGGCCTGTCCAGATTTTCCAACGTGTTTAGGAGCTGCTTGGCCTGAAACAAATTGGACAGAAGGCTTTGCGCTTTGGCGTGAGCTGGGTTTAAATGCTCAAGGCAAGTTTATTTCCCCGGTTGCGCTGCAGACTATTCATTGGGTGCATCGCGTATTCGCAATGATGGTGTTGTTGATTTTTTCAATACTGGGTTGGAGGACATTACAGCTATCGACCCAGGCGACACCAGGTTTGAGGCGCTTTGCTAGACTGCTATTTAGCCTGTTGGCTCTACAAATTCTGACGGGAATTTCGAATGTCATTTTTCAGTGGCCATTGGTGGCGGCGTTGCTTCATACTGCAGGCTCAGCAGCTTTGGTATTCTGCTTGGTCAGAATGAGCCATTGGGCATCCTGGAAGTCATTATGA
- a CDS encoding SURF1 family protein produces the protein MKPLNSLFSALIKKRIVATVSALAVIALECAAGIWQLNRANTKITQAANLVARQQMPILNANAQIWTLEEATQRRMIARGQYISEAAIWLDNRPKPILVGGVNTSQSGFYLMVPLRLEHRDEILWVNRGWAPRNNGNREALPPVKTPSGVVNVEGIVFSNPGRVYELGDGKPSGDLTKPRIEQNFQLEIEGRLRGWNQTPFILREEDAGVEDGLLRAWSPLTTGVDRHYAYAFQWFALAFCGFIFWLTTGVRQYWRRGAVNEVSCILIKSY, from the coding sequence TTGAAACCTTTGAATAGTCTTTTTAGCGCCTTAATAAAAAAGCGCATAGTAGCTACTGTATCAGCCTTGGCAGTGATTGCGCTTGAGTGTGCTGCAGGTATTTGGCAGTTAAATAGAGCAAACACGAAAATTACTCAGGCAGCCAATTTAGTGGCCAGACAGCAAATGCCTATCTTGAATGCCAATGCGCAGATTTGGACTCTTGAGGAGGCTACTCAGCGCCGCATGATCGCTCGGGGCCAGTACATTTCCGAGGCTGCAATTTGGTTGGACAATAGGCCAAAGCCGATTTTGGTTGGCGGAGTTAACACTTCGCAATCCGGTTTTTATTTGATGGTGCCCCTGCGTTTGGAGCATCGTGACGAGATTCTTTGGGTAAATCGCGGCTGGGCGCCCAGAAACAATGGCAATCGTGAAGCCTTACCTCCCGTGAAAACGCCCTCAGGTGTTGTTAATGTTGAGGGCATTGTTTTCTCGAATCCTGGTAGGGTTTATGAGTTGGGCGATGGCAAGCCGTCTGGCGATTTAACTAAGCCAAGAATTGAGCAAAATTTTCAATTAGAGATAGAGGGTCGTCTGCGAGGCTGGAATCAGACCCCATTTATCCTCCGAGAGGAAGATGCTGGTGTTGAAGATGGTCTTTTAAGAGCATGGTCTCCTCTGACTACTGGAGTCGATCGCCATTATGCTTATGCTTTTCAGTGGTTTGCTTTGGCCTTTTGTGGATTTATATTTTGGTTGACTACAGGTGTTCGGCAATATTGGCGTCGAGGCGCTGTTAATGAGGTCTCGTGCATCCTGATAAAGAGTTATTAA
- a CDS encoding twin transmembrane helix small protein — protein MKRIIPIVLLMIVASLGSALYYMMKDRGNSARMVHSLMLRIGLSVLLFLGILLAHYFGLIEATGIKVGTN, from the coding sequence ATGAAGCGGATCATCCCCATTGTCCTACTAATGATCGTTGCTAGCTTGGGCTCAGCACTGTATTACATGATGAAGGACAGAGGTAACAGCGCCAGAATGGTTCACTCCCTCATGTTGCGCATTGGCCTATCGGTTTTGCTATTTCTAGGAATCCTTCTGGCGCATTATTTTGGCTTAATCGAAGCCACCGGCATCAAGGTGGGCACAAACTAA
- a CDS encoding cytochrome c oxidase subunit 3, whose amino-acid sequence MSSNSTPHYFVPGLSRHPVMAAIGLIGFGFGISGWVNHASWGGPLTLAGVAFILYVLYNWFGDTINESNTGKNGVNVDISYRWSMAWFIFSEIMFFGALFAALFYARNIAMPWIGEVESKLIWPNFQAVWPNDGPAGLVEKFTTMGPWPIPTVNTLLLLSSGVTITIAHHVLVENHIKKAINFLAATVLLGAIFLGFQVYEYYHAYYELNLKLTSGIYGSTFFMLTGFHGFHVFLGGTMLAIVLRRMIRGDFTANHHFAFEGAAWYWHFVDVVWLGLYIAVYWM is encoded by the coding sequence ATGTCATCTAATTCAACCCCACACTATTTTGTCCCTGGACTGTCTAGACACCCGGTCATGGCTGCTATTGGCCTGATTGGCTTTGGCTTTGGCATTTCTGGATGGGTGAATCATGCTTCTTGGGGAGGACCACTAACCTTGGCGGGAGTTGCATTCATTCTCTACGTTCTGTACAACTGGTTTGGCGATACGATTAATGAGTCCAATACTGGTAAGAATGGCGTTAACGTTGACATCTCCTATCGTTGGTCGATGGCATGGTTCATCTTCTCTGAAATCATGTTCTTTGGCGCGCTTTTTGCTGCGTTGTTCTATGCACGTAATATCGCAATGCCTTGGATAGGTGAAGTTGAAAGTAAATTAATTTGGCCTAATTTCCAGGCGGTTTGGCCAAATGATGGTCCTGCTGGATTGGTCGAGAAATTCACCACTATGGGTCCATGGCCAATTCCAACAGTTAACACTTTATTGTTGTTAAGTTCTGGTGTGACCATCACTATTGCACACCATGTTTTAGTAGAAAACCACATCAAGAAAGCCATTAATTTCTTGGCCGCAACAGTCCTGTTGGGTGCGATCTTTTTGGGCTTTCAGGTGTATGAGTACTACCATGCATATTATGAATTGAACTTGAAGCTGACTTCAGGTATCTACGGCTCCACTTTTTTCATGTTGACCGGCTTCCACGGCTTCCACGTATTCCTTGGCGGCACCATGCTGGCGATTGTTTTGCGTCGTATGATTCGCGGCGACTTTACCGCTAACCACCACTTTGCTTTTGAGGGTGCCGCTTGGTATTGGCACTTTGTAGACGTAGTTTGGCTGGGTTTATATATCGCGGTTTATTGGATGTAA
- a CDS encoding DUF2970 domain-containing protein — protein sequence MKKKSTFMQSMKAVLWGFLGVRKQAGLQEDVASLSFVHIIIAGVVGALIFMAVLLLIVKAVVSH from the coding sequence ATGAAGAAAAAAAGTACGTTTATGCAGTCTATGAAAGCCGTTCTATGGGGTTTTTTGGGAGTGCGTAAGCAGGCAGGTTTGCAGGAAGATGTAGCGTCATTAAGTTTTGTGCACATTATCATTGCGGGAGTGGTTGGAGCCTTGATTTTTATGGCCGTCCTGCTGTTGATCGTGAAAGCAGTTGTATCCCATTGA
- a CDS encoding cytochrome c oxidase assembly protein has product MVATQSLNRQILIKLLIAAVMMFGFGYALVPMYKALCEVTGINVVTNKNDYGIRAFSPNKVGNTQVNYARTVTIEFDSNSRGPFTSKPVKNFLEVHPGEMTEIVYEVTNNQNRPIRAQAIPSYAPKSATEFFTKLECFCFQEQTLAAKETKKMPVLFVIDAGLPDDVKTITLSYTFFELGLGGTPPAPKPRLAS; this is encoded by the coding sequence ATGGTTGCTACACAGTCACTGAATCGTCAAATTCTGATCAAGCTCTTAATTGCGGCAGTGATGATGTTTGGCTTTGGATATGCATTAGTCCCCATGTACAAAGCCCTTTGCGAAGTGACTGGTATTAATGTTGTCACCAATAAGAATGATTATGGAATCAGAGCATTTAGTCCTAACAAAGTTGGCAATACTCAAGTTAACTATGCTCGTACCGTCACCATTGAGTTTGATTCAAATAGCCGAGGCCCATTTACTTCTAAGCCAGTAAAAAATTTTTTGGAAGTGCATCCCGGAGAAATGACTGAGATTGTTTATGAAGTAACCAATAATCAGAATCGCCCTATTAGAGCTCAAGCGATCCCAAGTTATGCGCCTAAAAGTGCGACAGAGTTTTTTACTAAATTAGAGTGCTTTTGTTTCCAAGAGCAAACATTAGCAGCAAAAGAAACAAAGAAGATGCCAGTCCTTTTTGTGATTGATGCTGGATTGCCGGATGATGTGAAAACCATCACCCTGTCCTACACCTTTTTTGAGTTGGGCCTGGGCGGTACGCCACCAGCACCTAAGCCAAGGCTGGCATCATGA
- a CDS encoding cytochrome oxidase small assembly protein, which translates to MGFVLLSIVLTFFIGIVIKRSLLG; encoded by the coding sequence ATGGGGTTTGTTTTGCTGAGTATTGTGCTGACTTTCTTTATTGGTATTGTGATTAAACGGAGCTTATTGGGCTAA